In one window of Phyllopteryx taeniolatus isolate TA_2022b chromosome 23, UOR_Ptae_1.2, whole genome shotgun sequence DNA:
- the ltb4r gene encoding leukotriene B4 receptor 1 isoform X2 → MLGMRTLLFTAYKGTIAKRRRCDETKAERLAYLPLIQHILFPLGSMKVCSSQQQKSDEAMVSNTAAFSLPVSTSAKVGIAILTLAFALGFPGNVFVAWSVVCRVRKRSVTCLLVLNLAAADASVLLTAPVFLRFLAGGRGWEFGSPACKLVHYLSSVNMYVSIYLICLMSMDRWMAVTRPFLSQRMRTKRSLLILLLGVWVSAFLLSIPMPFYRSNLRKVLPNNATLRFCVPYHWQSVGHRVFQYTFETVTGFLVPYSLINTCYSSVICRLQSAAFKRRGQGSRLILMIICTFALFWLPYHIVNTIEVIGLLQGSRTTVAAALAARPNVTAFAYFSSAVNPILYVFAGSSHIRQAGLGFMGKLFEATNSESRSTSTFIRGGRTGSSREDGSVLQTLSVKPAKPFRGRRGDAGDAETRETDEPEPKTPASVELLE, encoded by the exons ATGTTGGGAATGCGGACCTTATTGTTCACCGCGTACAAGGGCACTATTGCCAAACGCCGACGTTGCGATGAGACGAAGGCGGAGCGGTTGGCCTACCTGCCGTTAATTCAACATATCCTGTTTCCTCTTGGGTCTATGAAAGTTTGCAGCTCGCAGCAGCAGAAGTCAGACGAAGCGATGGTGTCCAATACCGCCGCCTTCTCGCTGCCCGTCAGCACCTCAGCCAAGGTCGGCATCGCCATCCTGACCTTGGCCTTCGCGCTGGGCTTCCCGGGGAACGTCTTCGTGGCGTGGTCGGTCGTTTGTCGCGTCCGCAAGCGCTCGGTGACGTGCTTGCTGGTGCTCAACCTGGCCGCGGCCGACGCCTCGGTGCTGCTCACGGCGCCCGTCTTCTTGCGTTTCCtggcgggggggcgggggtgggagTTCGGCTCGCCGGCCTGCAAGCTGGTTCACTACCTGTCCAGCGTCAACATGTACGTGTCCATCTACCTCATCTGCCTGATGAGCATGGATCGGTGGATGGCCGTCACCAGGCCTTTCTTATCCCAGAGGATGCGGACGAAGCGATCCCTGCTGATTCTCCTCCTGGGAGTCTGGGTCTCGGCGTTCCTGCTCTCCATTCCGATGCCCTTCTACCGCAG CAATCTGAGGAAAGTACTCCCGAACAATGCCACGCTGAGGTTTTGCGTGCCGTACCACTGGCAAAGCGTAGGTCATCGGGTCTTCCAGTACACCTTTGAGACAGTCACGGGCTTCCTGGTGCCCTACTCCCTCATCAACACCTGCTATTCGTCCGTCATCTGCCGCCTGCAGAGCGCCGCGTTCAAGCGGCGGGGCCAAGGCAGCCGACTGATTCTGATGATCATCTGCACCTTTGCGCTTTTCTGGCTGCCGTATCACATCGTCAACACGATCGAG GTGATCGGCCTTTTGCAAGGAAGCCGTACGACCGTGGCGGCCGCCCTCGCGGCCCGTCCCAACGTCACCGCCTTCGCCTACTTCAGCAGCGCCGTCAACCCGATTCTGTACGTCTTCGCCGGCAGCTCCCACATCCGCCAGGCCGGTCTCGGCTTCATGGGCAAGCTCTTCGAGGCCACCAACTCCGAGAGCAGGAGCACATCCACCTTCATCCGCGGCGGACGCACCGGCTCCTCGCGGGAAGACGGCTCGGTTCTGCAGACGCTTTCCGTCAAACCGGCAAAGCCGTTCAGAGGGAGGCGGGGAGACGCCGGCGACGCGGAGACGAGAGAGACGGATGAGCCGGAACCGAAGACTCCGGCAAGTGTGGAGCTCTTAGAATAG
- the si:ch211-63p21.8 gene encoding kelch-like protein 33: MEASESGLPAEWEEQWRREKERRKQVLGEGKEGVEQDKRELRRIVAFNDSRSGLTSERAEPGGSEPREDEGPGRNVRPYLSQSFPRETFEVLRELLESGLLTDLTVTTEDGRSVRVHSCVLAAVSSFAEMRLREEAPRRDRGEVAPRRWSLFLGPDVDHCGLRAVVEFAYTGELLTGAALPQIETAARALGVPRLSDLRDQTASPKTERAVSAFEEMRRTLRSVEQLRADGVGCDVILDVSGASFHVHRVILAASSDYFRGMFTSGMRESRQARVALPLTVAPEMAALICCCYCGTLPVNWDTVFEIARTALRFQFRSAISLCLLFMKREMGASSCLDVASFAEAYGMSELLEEANDYVLRNFSEVSATEKFLDLQTDKLLEFLRSDGLSVPSELVAFRASVSWLEADPEERLRLAGKLMTGVRFQLMTFREFREVRAVNLRMEMREDVRLQGAAFKEFGSSPSVQDQRRARYPKDSLVVVGGDRQDPDGGRRVPSGEIQFINSLRSGTGLVKDIEWRRLSQIPDRPKFRHGVATIGGRLFAVGGCHFYAERDVMKSTYSYDPKRDSWKRCSDMRECRSNFSLVAHRGQLCAIGGDKQLNTNLNSAEMYDIEADTWSFVRPLDHPLSGQAAAVLDGSVFISGGFDARYVCLASLFLYDPETGSVRLADMMEDRAQHCTEALRGRLYVAGGVRNLRKFYTDQLTCEVYDPAGDSWTSLAPLPVPHVGAASAILEENVYILGGYCQEDQSESGLVHRLNRGTQRWERMGKVPAGVTDIGACVLKLPQHMRR; the protein is encoded by the exons ATGGAGGCGAGTGAGAGCGGCCTGCCGGCGGAATGGGAAGAGCAGTGGAGGAGGGAAAAGGAAAGGAGGAAGCAAGTCCTAGGAGAAGGAAAGGAGGGCGTCGAGCAGGACAAGCGCGAGCTCAGAAGAATCGTGGCATTCAACGACTCAAGATCGGGGCTGACGAGCGAGAGGGCGGAACCAGGCGGGTCCGAGCCGAGGGAAGACGAAGGGCCCGGGCGTAACGTACGTCCGTATCTGAGCCAAAGCTTTCCTCGAGAGACGTTCGAGGTCCTGAGGGAGTTGCTGGAATCGGGTCTCCTCACGGACCTGACGGTGACCACAGAGGACGGGCGCAGCGTCCGCGTTCACTCTTGCGTCCTCGCTGCCGTCAGCTCTTTCGCGGAGATGAGGTTGAGGGAAGAAGCTCCGAGACGCGATCGGGGCGAGGTCGCGCCCCGCCGGTGGTCTCTGTTTCTGGGCCCAGATGTGGATCATTGCGGGCTGCGGGCAGTCGTGGAGTTCGCCTACACCGGGGAGCTTCTCACGGGCGCCGCACTACCCCAAATCGAGACGGCGGCTCGTGCGCTCGGAGTTCCGAGACTGTCGGACCTCCGCGACCAAACGGCGAGTCCGAAAACGGAACGAGCGGTCTCCGCTTTCGAGGAGATGAGACGTACCCTTCGGTCTGTAGAGCAGCTGCGGGCAGACGGCGTAGGCTGCGATGTCATTTTGGATGTGAGCGGAGCGTCGTTCCACG TCCACAGGGTGATCCTGGCGGCGAGCAGCGACTACTTCAGAGGCATGTTCACCAGCGGGATGAGGGAATCCCGTCAAGCCCGCGTTGCCCTTCCTTTAACGGTAGCTCCAGAGATGGCCGCTTTGATTTGCTGCTGCTACTGCGGGACCCTTCCCGTCAACTGGGACACCGTCTTCGAGATCGCCCGcacggcactccggtttcagtTCCGGTCGGCCATCTCTCTCTGCCTCCTCTTCATGAAACGGGAAATGGGCGCGAGTTCCTGCCTGGACGTGGCTTCTTTCGCAGAAGCCTACGGGATGTCGGAGCTCCTCGAGGAAGCCAACGACTACGTGCTGAGAAACTTCTCGGAGGTGTCCGCAACGGAAAAGTTTCTGGACCTCCAAACCGATAAGCTTCTGGAATTTCTCCGCAGCGACGGTCTGAGCGTGCCGTCTGAGCTGGTCGCGTTCAGAGCCTCGGTGTCCTGGCTGGAGGCCGATCCCGAGGAGAGACTGAGACTCGCCGGCAAACTGATGACAGGCGTTCGATTCCAACTCATGACCTTTCGAGAGTTCAGGGAG GTCAGGGCAGTTAACCTGCGCATGGAGATGCGCGAAGACGTGCGACTTCAAGGCGCTGCTTTCAAAGAGTTTGGCTCCAGCCCCTCTGTGCAAGATCAGCGTCGGGCGAGGTACCCCAAAGACTCCCTGGTTGTCGTCGGGGGGGACCGACAGGACCCAGACGGGGGTCGGCGCGTACCGAGCGGGGAAATCCAGTTCATAAACTCCCTGCGCTCCGGCACAGGCCTGGTGAAGGACATCGAGTGGAGGAGGCTGTCCCAGATTCCAGACAGGCCAAAGTTCAGACACGGGGTCGCGACAATCGGCGGGAGGCTGTTCGCGGTCGGAGGCTGCCACTTCTACGCCGAGCGCGATGTGATGAAATCCACCTACAG CTATGACCCGAAGCGAGACTCGTGGAAGAGGTGCAGTGACATGCGGGAATGCCGAAGTAACTTCTCACTGGTGGCGCACCGAGGTCAGCTTTGTGCAATCGGTGGAGATAAGCAGCTCAACACCAATTTGAACAGCGCGGAGATGTACGATATCGAGGCCGATACCTGGAG CTTCGTCCGACCTCTGGACCACCCGCTAAGCGGCCAAGCTGCCGCAGTCCTCGACGGAAGCGTCTTTATTTCCGGAGGTTTCGACGCCCGGTACGTTTGTCTCGCTTCCCTGTTTCTGTACGACCCCGAAACGGGAAGCGTCCGCTTGGCCGACATGATGGAAGACCGGGCCCAGCACTGCACGGAGGCACTGCGAGGGCGCCTTTACGTGGCCGGCGGCGTGCGCAACCTGAGGAAGTTTTACACCGACCAGCTGACCTGCGAGGTTTACGATCCCGCCGGCGACAGTTGGACGTCTCTGGCGCCGCTGCCCGTACCTCACGTGGGCGCCGCCTCGGCCATCTTGGAGGAGAACGTCTACATCCTGGGAGGGTACTGTCAGGAGGACCAAAGCGAATCCGGACTCGTTCACCGGTTGAACCGTGGCACGCAACGCTGGGAGAGAATGGGAAAAGTGCCAGCGGGCGTGACTGACATTGGGGCCTGTGTGCTAAAACTACCCCAGCACATGAGACGCTAG
- the ltb4r gene encoding leukotriene B4 receptor 1 isoform X1, whose protein sequence is MLGMRTLLFTAYKGTIAKRRRCDETKAERLAYLPLIQHILFPLGSMKVCSSQQQKSDEAMVSNTAAFSLPVSTSAKVGIAILTLAFALGFPGNVFVAWSVVCRVRKRSVTCLLVLNLAAADASVLLTAPVFLRFLAGGRGWEFGSPACKLVHYLSSVNMYVSIYLICLMSMDRWMAVTRPFLSQRMRTKRSLLILLLGVWVSAFLLSIPMPFYRSNLRKVLPNNATLRFCVPYHWQSVGHRVFQYTFETVTGFLVPYSLINTCYSSVICRLQSAAFKRRGQGSRLILMIICTFALFWLPYHIVNTIEVIPSTSQVSRDGAKLNLTPRRPPGDRPFARKPYDRGGRPRGPSQRHRLRLLQQRRQPDSVRLRRQLPHPPGRSRLHGQALRGHQLREQEHIHLHPRRTHRLLAGRRLGSADAFRQTGKAVQREAGRRRRRGDERDG, encoded by the exons ATGTTGGGAATGCGGACCTTATTGTTCACCGCGTACAAGGGCACTATTGCCAAACGCCGACGTTGCGATGAGACGAAGGCGGAGCGGTTGGCCTACCTGCCGTTAATTCAACATATCCTGTTTCCTCTTGGGTCTATGAAAGTTTGCAGCTCGCAGCAGCAGAAGTCAGACGAAGCGATGGTGTCCAATACCGCCGCCTTCTCGCTGCCCGTCAGCACCTCAGCCAAGGTCGGCATCGCCATCCTGACCTTGGCCTTCGCGCTGGGCTTCCCGGGGAACGTCTTCGTGGCGTGGTCGGTCGTTTGTCGCGTCCGCAAGCGCTCGGTGACGTGCTTGCTGGTGCTCAACCTGGCCGCGGCCGACGCCTCGGTGCTGCTCACGGCGCCCGTCTTCTTGCGTTTCCtggcgggggggcgggggtgggagTTCGGCTCGCCGGCCTGCAAGCTGGTTCACTACCTGTCCAGCGTCAACATGTACGTGTCCATCTACCTCATCTGCCTGATGAGCATGGATCGGTGGATGGCCGTCACCAGGCCTTTCTTATCCCAGAGGATGCGGACGAAGCGATCCCTGCTGATTCTCCTCCTGGGAGTCTGGGTCTCGGCGTTCCTGCTCTCCATTCCGATGCCCTTCTACCGCAG CAATCTGAGGAAAGTACTCCCGAACAATGCCACGCTGAGGTTTTGCGTGCCGTACCACTGGCAAAGCGTAGGTCATCGGGTCTTCCAGTACACCTTTGAGACAGTCACGGGCTTCCTGGTGCCCTACTCCCTCATCAACACCTGCTATTCGTCCGTCATCTGCCGCCTGCAGAGCGCCGCGTTCAAGCGGCGGGGCCAAGGCAGCCGACTGATTCTGATGATCATCTGCACCTTTGCGCTTTTCTGGCTGCCGTATCACATCGTCAACACGATCGAGGTGATTCCGTCAACCTCGCAGGTCAGCAGAGATGGAGCAAAACTCAATTTAACCCCGCGCCGCCCGCCAGGTGATCGGCCTTTTGCAAGGAAGCCGTACGACCGTGGCGGCCGCCCTCGCGGCCCGTCCCAACGTCACCGCCTTCGCCTACTTCAGCAGCGCCGTCAACCCGATTCTGTACGTCTTCGCCGGCAGCTCCCACATCCGCCAGGCCGGTCTCGGCTTCATGGGCAAGCTCTTCGAGGCCACCAACTCCGAGAGCAGGAGCACATCCACCTTCATCCGCGGCGGACGCACCGGCTCCTCGCGGGAAGACGGCTCGGTTCTGCAGACGCTTTCCGTCAAACCGGCAAAGCCGTTCAGAGGGAGGCGGGGAGACGCCGGCGACGCGGAGACGAGAGAGACGGATGA
- the ltb4r gene encoding leukotriene B4 receptor 1 isoform X3 codes for MNENTVCSSQQQKSDEAMVSNTAAFSLPVSTSAKVGIAILTLAFALGFPGNVFVAWSVVCRVRKRSVTCLLVLNLAAADASVLLTAPVFLRFLAGGRGWEFGSPACKLVHYLSSVNMYVSIYLICLMSMDRWMAVTRPFLSQRMRTKRSLLILLLGVWVSAFLLSIPMPFYRSNLRKVLPNNATLRFCVPYHWQSVGHRVFQYTFETVTGFLVPYSLINTCYSSVICRLQSAAFKRRGQGSRLILMIICTFALFWLPYHIVNTIEVIPSTSQVSRDGAKLNLTPRRPPGDRPFARKPYDRGGRPRGPSQRHRLRLLQQRRQPDSVRLRRQLPHPPGRSRLHGQALRGHQLREQEHIHLHPRRTHRLLAGRRLGSADAFRQTGKAVQREAGRRRRRGDERDG; via the exons ATGAACGAAAACACGG TTTGCAGCTCGCAGCAGCAGAAGTCAGACGAAGCGATGGTGTCCAATACCGCCGCCTTCTCGCTGCCCGTCAGCACCTCAGCCAAGGTCGGCATCGCCATCCTGACCTTGGCCTTCGCGCTGGGCTTCCCGGGGAACGTCTTCGTGGCGTGGTCGGTCGTTTGTCGCGTCCGCAAGCGCTCGGTGACGTGCTTGCTGGTGCTCAACCTGGCCGCGGCCGACGCCTCGGTGCTGCTCACGGCGCCCGTCTTCTTGCGTTTCCtggcgggggggcgggggtgggagTTCGGCTCGCCGGCCTGCAAGCTGGTTCACTACCTGTCCAGCGTCAACATGTACGTGTCCATCTACCTCATCTGCCTGATGAGCATGGATCGGTGGATGGCCGTCACCAGGCCTTTCTTATCCCAGAGGATGCGGACGAAGCGATCCCTGCTGATTCTCCTCCTGGGAGTCTGGGTCTCGGCGTTCCTGCTCTCCATTCCGATGCCCTTCTACCGCAG CAATCTGAGGAAAGTACTCCCGAACAATGCCACGCTGAGGTTTTGCGTGCCGTACCACTGGCAAAGCGTAGGTCATCGGGTCTTCCAGTACACCTTTGAGACAGTCACGGGCTTCCTGGTGCCCTACTCCCTCATCAACACCTGCTATTCGTCCGTCATCTGCCGCCTGCAGAGCGCCGCGTTCAAGCGGCGGGGCCAAGGCAGCCGACTGATTCTGATGATCATCTGCACCTTTGCGCTTTTCTGGCTGCCGTATCACATCGTCAACACGATCGAGGTGATTCCGTCAACCTCGCAGGTCAGCAGAGATGGAGCAAAACTCAATTTAACCCCGCGCCGCCCGCCAGGTGATCGGCCTTTTGCAAGGAAGCCGTACGACCGTGGCGGCCGCCCTCGCGGCCCGTCCCAACGTCACCGCCTTCGCCTACTTCAGCAGCGCCGTCAACCCGATTCTGTACGTCTTCGCCGGCAGCTCCCACATCCGCCAGGCCGGTCTCGGCTTCATGGGCAAGCTCTTCGAGGCCACCAACTCCGAGAGCAGGAGCACATCCACCTTCATCCGCGGCGGACGCACCGGCTCCTCGCGGGAAGACGGCTCGGTTCTGCAGACGCTTTCCGTCAAACCGGCAAAGCCGTTCAGAGGGAGGCGGGGAGACGCCGGCGACGCGGAGACGAGAGAGACGGATGA
- the LOC133472486 gene encoding kelch-like protein 33: MAAVLRTSHGEAEREEEVAEESSDDEMAGRSREDGDTDPIKIYRKDDHCAEMFRTLTTFRDSSLLTDLALTTSGGARLRLHSCVMAAVSSLVENDLKRGVNEGEHGYSISLGPDVDLRGLDGIVEFAYTGVISHLEESTVARVVAAAQALGVRRVLDFLREREKSSAAAEEENTGRSICATEQIAISLHSIQQLWMDRVGCDVVLDAIGASLPAHRVVLAASCDFFRGMFSSGMKESALSRVSLPFLSASDLEVLVGSSYAGALPLSWSRVFEITCASLRLQYQPALFLGLDFLRRELDPYFCLDVVSFAEAYQVAELLRVADDFVSRRFQKVARTPKFRDLSAERLSRYLNSRELCVPSELVVFEAVESWIRAEPETRLRLARELMETVRFPLMTFEEFRRVRSVKLWSEPDLKGLYEEVRERFCSDEAAPLSRCRVYLPKRVLVLTGGDRISEDLGRRCLSGEVWFGNSLMNHTGIKKTMEWRRLGEMPDPARFCHEAAVLKDQLYVFGGKKYYGAEDTLNCVYRYDPIRNSWERMADMTNKRCCFSVVAVGDNVYAVGGRCHRRYLDSVECFSPAANCWSVARPLDLALGGHVAKVLQGRIFISGGLNDENPCLASLFVYRPDKGSTYLASMSRARARHCAETLDDLLYVAGGITSDANRTAIDLLACEVYDPAADAWTAFSALPVPHVGAGSAVLEGKLYVLGGYSREDYGDIKMVHRYDPAARRWENMGKMPGPNNDLRASVLLLPPSVRVSKDISDS, from the exons ATGGCTGCCGTGTTGCGGACAAGCCACGGAGAAGCGGAACGTGAGGAGGAGGTGGCGGAGGAGTCGAGCGATGATGAGATGGCGGGGCGCTCGCGGGAGGACGGTGACACAGACCCCATCAAGATCTACCGCAAAGATGACCACTGCGCGGAGATGTTCCGCACCTTGACGACATTCCGGGACTCGTCTTTGCTCACGGACCTCGCTCTGACGACGAGTGGCGGCGCGAGGCTGCGCCTACATTCCTGCGTCATGGCTGCCGTCAGCTCCCTGGTCGAGAACGATTTGAAGCGCGGTGTGAACGAGGGAGAGCACGGGTACTCCATCTCCTTGGGTCCGGACGTGGACCTCCGTGGCTTGGATGGGATCGTGGAATTCGCTTACACCGGAGTCATTTCCCATCTGGAGGAGAGCACGGTGGCGCGCGTGGTAGCTGCGGCTCAGGCCCTGGGCGTCCGCAGAGTGTTGGATTTTCTTCGCGAGCGGGAGAagtcctccgccgccgccgaaGAGGAAAACACCGGAAGAAGTATCTGCGCTACGGAACAGATTGCCATCAGTCTCCATTCTATCCAGCAATTGTGGATGGACCGAGTGGGCTGCGACGTCGTTCTCGATGCGATCGGAGCGTCGCTCCCCG CCCACAGAGTCGTCCTGGCGGCCAGCTGCGACTTCTTCCGTGGAATGTTCAGCTCGGGGATGAAAGAGTCGGCTCTGTCCCGCGTCAGTCTTCCGTTCCTGTCGGCTTCGGACTTGGAGGTTCTCGTCGGATCCTCCTACGCCGGCGCCCTCCCCCTCAGCTGGAGTCGCGTGTTTGAGATCACCTGCGCCTCCCTTCGGCTTCAGTACCAGCCGGCGCTTTTCTTGGGCCTCGACTTCCTCCGGCGAGAACTCGATCCGTACTTCTGCCTCGATGTGGTATCGTTCGCCGAAGCTTACCAGGTGGCGGAGCTCCTCCGAGTCGCCGACGATTTTGTCTCGCGTCGATTCCAAAAGGTGGCGCGTACCCCCAAATTCCGGGACCTGTCGGCCGAACGGCTCTCGAGATACCTGAACAGCCGCGAGCTTTGCGTTCCATCTGAGCTGGTCGTGTTCGAGGCGGTGGAAAGCTGGATCCGAGCCGAGCCCGAGACCAGACTTCGACTTGCCAGGGAGCTCATGGAAACCGTCCGCTTCCCGCTCATGACGTTTGAGGAATTCCGCCGGGTCCGGTCGGTGAAACTGTGGTCCGAGCCCGACCTGAAGGGCCTCTACGAAGAGGTGCGGGAGCGTTTCTGCTCCGACGAGGCGGCGCCTCTGAGCCGGTGCCGCGTCTACCTGCCGAAACGCGTTCTAGTCTTGACCGGGGGTGACCGGATCTCGGAGGACCTGGGCAGGCGGTGTCTGAGCGGAGAAGTCTGGTTCGGGAATTCCCTGATGAACCACACGGGAATAAAAAAGACGATGGAGTGGAGGCGGCTGGGAGAGATGCCGGATCCGGCGAGGTTCTGCCACGAGGCCGCGGTGCTCAAGGATCAACTGTACGTGTTCGGTGGGAAAAAATACTACGGCGCAGAAGACACCTTGAACTGTGTTTACAG GTACGACCCGATCCGAAACAGCTGGGAGAGAATGGCCGACATGACGAACAAGAGGTGCTGCTTCTCCGTGGTGGCGGTCGGCGACAACGTGTACGCCGTCGGGGGGCGCTGTCACCGCCGTTACTTAGACAGCGTGGAATGCTTCTCACCTGCTGCTAACTGTTGGAG CGTTGCTCGTCCCCTGGATCTGGCCCTCGGTGGACACGTCGCCAAAGTTTTGCAAGGGCGGATCTTCATCTCGGGAGGACTTAACGACGAGAATCCCTGTCTGGCGTCTCTCTTTGTGTACCGCCCCGACAAAGGCAGCACCTACCTGGCAAGCATGTCTCGAGCGCGCGCTCGCCACTGCGCGGAGACCCTGGACGACCTTCTTTACGTGGCGGGCGGGATCACGTCGGACGCTAACCGGACGGCGATCGATCTGCTGGCCTGCGAGGTGTACGATCCCGCCGCGGACGCGTGGACGGCTTTCTCGGCCCTGCCGGTGCCTCACGTGGGGGCGGGGAGTGCCGTTCTGGAAGGGAAGCTGTACGTGCTGGGCGGGTACAGTCGGGAGGACTACGGCGATATTAAGATGGTCCACCGCTACGACCCCGCCGCGCGGAGGTGGGAAAACATGGGAAAGATGCCGGGTCCCAACAACGACCTGCGAGCGTCTGTATTGCTGTTGCCGCCGAGTGTACGCGTGTCGAAGGACATTTCGGACAGTTAA